A part of Caretta caretta isolate rCarCar2 chromosome 1, rCarCar1.hap1, whole genome shotgun sequence genomic DNA contains:
- the ZBED4 gene encoding zinc finger BED domain-containing protein 4, whose amino-acid sequence MEKNKAYSPEMDSNFVLDKINNLKVEQEDDGMNNCTLERMDIKNEHEDFKHTDSSDEQEDKEKHFINNNPGKYLSTENEDDYGSLFSQYSSTLYDVAMEAVTQSLLSSRNISSRKKSPAWNHFFISPRDSTKAICMYCMKEFSRGKNEKDLSTSCLMRHVRRAHPTVLIQENGSMPGLASLSSPSLLLPAQSADVGDLSAVLSPIKLVKKIASKIPSPDRVIEESVSIVSSEEISDLSVSEKCIKEEIMAGSSPPLPNNQYDETVENVAEKTVPIPKSTSGSRRRSAVWKHFYLSPLDNSKAVCIHCMNEFSRGKNGKDLGTSCLIRHMWRAHRSIVLQENGGGTSIPPLYSAPPTLLPSLLPSDGDLNSVSSSPGKLLKESVSASSSPDRMAEEIHSTLPSGDALVEDSSMLSSDDIGEASLVSSPEKQCEGLSPLIFEHSSVFQQNKRIMKRLKSEVWHHFSLSPVDSLKAICRYCSCMISCGKKGDVGTNCLMRHLYRRHPEVIGNQKSFIDASLANSPYATLASAECSSSKLIDLPTMVTNGNPIIFPVNSKKTSKLWNHFSICSADSTKVICMHCGRTISRGKKPINLGTSCLLRHLQRFHNNVLKTDVSETVLSSSTDNHKPLSTELLGSSTFDETNDKFCDSHPVAKKITSLVAEMIALDLQPYSFVDNIGFNRLLEYLQPQYSLPSPSYFSRTAIPEMYDNVKQIIISHLKKAESGVIHFTSGIWMSNQTREYLTLTAHWVTFESSFRPQCEDYHCTALLNVSQIDCDYNGISIQKQLEYWWEAWITSIGLQIGITVTDNQSIGKTLNESDHSSVQCFGHTVNLIVNEAIKSQRMVQNLLSIARKICERVHRSAKAKEKLAELQKEYELPQHQLIQDVPSKWNTSFHMLERLIEQKRAIDEMSIECSFRELISCDQWVVMQSVCHALKPFEVASREMSTHMSTLSQVIPMIHILNRKIEMLFEETMGIDTMLKSLKEAMASRLSSTLHDPRYIFATLLDPRYKTSLFTEEEAEQYKLDLIRELEILSSTSDDKPVSNGCDIGSPSTNSCGEDNLWSLMADMKKSKDLKEKAKLPEDMVLSYLEEEVLEHNCDPLTYWDFKKSSWPVLSKLAVRFLGCPPSIVPSERLFNTSNENSSFSQSRLMIEHFEKLIFLKVNLPLIYFQY is encoded by the coding sequence atggaaaaaaataaggCATATTCCCCAGAAATGGACAGTAATTTTGTGTTAGATAAAATCAACAATTTAAAAGTAGAGCAAGAAGATGATGGCATGAATAATTGTACTTTGGAAAGAATGGATATAAAAAATGAACATGAAGATTTCAAACATACAGACAGTAGCGATGAacaagaagacaaagaaaaacatttcattAATAACAATCCTGGCAAATATTTATCTACAGAAAATGAAGATGATTATGGATCTCTGTTTTCTCAGTACAGTAGTACTCTTTATGATGTAGCAATGGAAGCTGTGACACAAAGCCTCCTTTCTAGCAGAAACATAAGCTCCCGGAAAAAATCCCCTGCTTGGAATCATTTTTTTATATCCCCTCGAGACAGCACTAAAGCAATATGTATGTACTGTATGAAAGAATTTAGCAGGGGTAAAAATGAAAAGGACCTAAGTACAAGTTGTCTCATGAGGCATGTGAGGAGAGCTCATCCTACTGTACTTATTCAAGAAAATGGAAGTATGCCGGGTCTAGCTTCTCTTTCTTCGCCTTCATTGTTACTGCCTGCTCAGTCTGCAGATGTTGGAGATTTAAGTGCTGTGTTATCGCCTATAAAACTGGTCAAGAAAATTGCTTCTAAGATACCATCTCCAGATCGAGTAATTGAGGAATCTGTTTCTATAGTCTCTTCTGAAGAAATATCAGAcctttcagtttctgaaaagtgCATCAAAGAAGAAATCATGGCCGGGTCATCTCCACCCCTACCCAACAATCAATATGATGAAACTGTGGAGAATGTAGCTGAGAAAACTGTTCCAATTCCAAAGAGTACATCAGGTTCCAGAAGAAGATCTGCTGTCTGGAAACACTTTTATTTGTCTCCTTTAGATAATTCTAAAGCAGTTTGCATCCACTGCATGAATGAATTCAGTAGAGGAAAGAATGGAAAAGATCTTGGAACTAGTTGCTTAATAAGGCACATGTGGAGAGCCCATCGTTCCATCGTTTTGCAGGAGAATGGCGGTGGTACAAGCATACCACCCTTGTACTCTGCTCCTCCAACTTTATTGCCTTCTTTACTGCCTTCTGACGGTGATCTGAATTCTGTGTCGTCCTCTCCAGGAAAACTGCTTAAAGAATCAGTGTCTGCTTCTTCCTCTCCAGATAGAATGGCAGAGGAGATCCATTCTACTCTCCCTTCTGGAGATGCTCTGGTGGAAGACTCATCGATGTTGTCATCTGATGATATAGGTGAAGCCTCCTTAGTGTCTTCTCCTGAGAAGCAGTGTGAGGGATTAAGTCCATTGATATTTGAACATAGCTCTGTGTTTCAGCAGAATAAAAGGATTATGAAAAGGCTTAAATCGGAAGTTTGGCACCATTTTTCACTGTCTCCAGTGGACAGTCTAAAAGCTATATGTAGATACTGTAGTTGTATGATAAGTTGTGGGAAAAAAGGAGATGTAGGCACAAACTGCTTGATGAGACATCTATATAGACGCCACCCTGAGGTGATTGGGAACCAGAAGAGTTTTATAGATGCAAGTTTGGCAAATTCTCCTTATGCTACTTTGGCTTCCGCAGAATGTTCCTCTTCAAAATTGATTGACTTACCCACAATGGTTACAAATGGTAATCCGATTATATTTCCTGTCAATAGCAAGAAGACCTCAAAACTGTGGAATCACTTTTCAATTTGTTCTGCAGATTCAACTAAAGTAATATGTATGCACTGTGGACGTACAATAAGCAGGGGGAAAAAGCCAATAAATTTAGGTACAAGTTGCCTTCTAAGACATTTGCAGCGGTTTCATAACAATGTGCTGAAAACTGATGTTTCAGAGACAGTGTTGTCCTCTTCTACGGATAATCACAAGCCCCTGAGCACAGAATTATTAGGATCTTCAACCTTTGATGAAACCAATGACAAGTTTTGTGATTCTCACCCAGTTGCCAAAAAAATTACAAGTCTTGTAGCTGAAATGATTGCACTTGACCTTCAGCCATATTCTTTTGTAGACAACATTGGCTTTAACAGGCTGCTTGAATACTTGCAACCTCAGTATTCCTTACCTTCACCATCGTATTTTTCTAGGACAGCAATTCCAGAAATGTATGATAACGTGAAACAAATAATTATTTCACATCTGAAAAAAGCTGAAAGCGGAGTAATACATTTTACATCAGGAATATGGATGAGCAATCAAACACGAGAATATCTAACTCTTACTGCTCACTGGGTAACATTTGAGTCCTCATTTAGACCCCAGTGTGAAGATTACCATTGTACAGCACTTTTAAATGTGTCACAGATTGATTGTGACTACAATGGCATCAGTATTCAAAAGCAGTTAGAATATTGGTGGGAAGCCTGGATAACTTCCATTGGCCTTCAGATTGGGATTACTGTTACTGATAATCAGAGTATTGGAAAAACTTTAAATGAAAGTGATCATTCGAGTGTGCAGTGTTTTGGTCACACTGTTAATCTCATAGTAAATGAGGCTATTAAAAGTCAGAGAATGGTTCAAAATTTGCTTAGTATTGCAAGAAAGATTTGTGAACGTGTTCATCGGTCAGCAAAAGCAAAGGAGAAATTAGCTGAGTTACAAAAAGAATATGAGTTGCCCCAGCATCAACTTATTCAAGATGTTCCATCCAAATGGAATACATCATTCCATATGCTTGAACGCTTAATTGAACAGAAAAGAGCAATTGATGAAATGTCAATAGAGTGCAGCTTTAGGGAGCTGATAAGTTGTGATCAGTGGGTAGTTATGCAATCTGTGTGTCATGCTCTGAAACCATTTGAAGTTGCGAGTAGAGAGATGAGTACACACATGTCCACTTTAAGCCAGGTGATTCCAATGATTCACATACTTAACAGAAAAATAGAGATGTTGTTTGAGGAAACAATGGGGATTGACACCATGTTAAAATCCTTGAAAGAAGCTATGGCGAGTAGATTGTCTAGCACACTTCATGATCCAAGGTACATTTTTGCTACACTTTTAGACCCCCGCTACAAAACATCCTTATTTACAGAGGAGGAGGCTGAACAGTATAAACTGGACTTAATCAGGGAGCTGGAAATATTGAGTTCTACCTCAGATGATAAACCTGTTTCTAATGGGTGCGATATAGGTTCACCATCTACAAACTCCTGTGGGGAGGATAATCTTTGGTCACTTATGGCTGACATGAAAAAATCAAAAGATCTAAAAGAGAAGGCAAAGTTACCAGAGGATATGGTGCTCTCATACTTGGAGGAAGAAGTGCTTGAGCATAACTGTGACCCACTAACTTACTGGGACTTTAAGAAGTCATCTTGGCCAGTATTGTCAAAATTGGCTGTCAGATTCTTGGGTTGTCCACCAAGTATTGTTCCTTCAGAGAGATTGTTCAATACATCCAATGAAAACAGCAGCTTTAGTCAGTCAAGGCTAATGATTGAACACTTTGAAAAACTTATCTTTTTGAAAGTGAATCTTCCCTTAATATACTTCCAGTATTGA